In one Microbacterium invictum genomic region, the following are encoded:
- a CDS encoding exonuclease domain-containing protein — protein sequence MTIPRPASDPAAPTPVPLRGDPPPWLRVVGVFDLETTGVDVRSDRVVTGHVGLLDATGAAVCGRSWRADPGVEIPAAATAVHGISTAEARATGRPAAEVVAEIVGCLRGILDAGIPVVAYNAAYDFSLLRHEALRHGVAPLDHPSPVFDPLVIDRHVDRYRRGKRTLDRVAAHYAVSLDAAHEAAADARAAGRVAQALGRRYRGLLPPTARAIHVEQIAWARDQAASLTEYFVRIGRIDPADEVDGTWPVR from the coding sequence ATGACGATCCCTCGCCCCGCTTCCGATCCCGCCGCGCCGACGCCGGTCCCCCTGCGCGGCGACCCGCCGCCCTGGCTTCGCGTCGTGGGCGTGTTCGATCTGGAGACCACCGGGGTGGACGTGCGCTCCGACAGGGTGGTCACCGGGCACGTCGGACTGCTGGATGCCACGGGTGCGGCCGTCTGCGGACGATCCTGGCGGGCCGACCCGGGTGTGGAGATCCCCGCGGCGGCGACCGCGGTGCACGGGATCTCCACGGCTGAGGCCCGCGCCACGGGGCGTCCCGCGGCGGAGGTGGTCGCCGAGATCGTCGGGTGCCTTCGCGGCATCCTCGACGCGGGCATCCCGGTGGTCGCCTACAACGCCGCGTACGACTTCTCCCTGCTGCGGCACGAAGCGCTGCGACACGGCGTCGCGCCGCTCGATCATCCGTCCCCCGTGTTCGATCCCCTCGTCATCGATCGGCACGTCGATCGGTACCGCAGAGGCAAGCGCACGCTCGACAGGGTCGCGGCGCACTACGCGGTGAGCCTCGACGCCGCCCACGAGGCCGCCGCCGACGCTCGGGCAGCGGGACGTGTGGCGCAGGCCCTGGGGCGACGGTACCGTGGCCTGCTCCCGCCGACCGCCCGTGCGATCCACGTCGAGCAGATCGCCTGGGCGCGCGATCAGGCCGCCAGCCTCACCGAGTACTTCGTGAGGATCGGCCGCATCGACCCCGCGGACGAGGTCGACGGCACGTGGCCGGTGCGGTGA
- a CDS encoding type B 50S ribosomal protein L31, protein MKTDIHPDYRAVVFRDLGSGETFLTRSTVTSDKTIELDGVEYPVIDVEISSASHPFYTGKQRILDSAGRVEKFNQRFKNFGGR, encoded by the coding sequence ATGAAGACTGACATCCACCCCGACTACCGCGCGGTCGTGTTCCGCGACCTCGGCTCGGGCGAGACCTTCCTCACCCGTTCCACCGTCACCAGCGACAAGACGATCGAGCTCGACGGCGTCGAGTACCCCGTGATCGACGTGGAGATCTCGTCGGCCTCGCACCCGTTCTACACGGGTAAGCAGCGCATCCTGGACTCGGCCGGCCGCGTCGAGAAGTTCAACCAGCGCTTCAAGAACTTCGGCGGCCGCTGA
- a CDS encoding ABC transporter ATP-binding protein, whose protein sequence is MPQVLEFSDVVVRRNARDIIDRLDWEVSDDQRWVVLGPNGAGKTTILQLADTLIHPTSGTVTILGERLGRTDVFELRPRIGFASSAMARRIPGDETVLNVVLTAAFSVVGRWREDYEDIDERRALRVLAEWRLEELADRTFGTLSDGEQKRVQIARSIMTDPELLLLDEPTASLDLGAREELLTLLGGYAQAPTTPAMVMVTHHVEEIPVGFTHVLLLREGRAVAAGPLAEALTGETLTETFGTPIVLREEDGRFTARAAR, encoded by the coding sequence ATGCCGCAGGTGCTGGAGTTCTCCGACGTCGTCGTCCGCAGGAACGCCCGTGACATCATCGACCGTCTCGACTGGGAGGTCAGCGATGATCAGCGGTGGGTGGTCCTCGGCCCCAACGGCGCAGGGAAGACGACGATCCTGCAGCTCGCCGACACCCTGATCCACCCGACCTCGGGGACGGTGACGATCCTCGGCGAACGCCTGGGCCGCACGGACGTGTTCGAACTACGGCCGCGCATCGGCTTCGCCTCGAGCGCCATGGCGCGTCGGATCCCCGGGGACGAGACGGTGCTGAACGTCGTCCTGACCGCGGCGTTCTCGGTCGTCGGACGCTGGCGCGAGGACTACGAGGACATCGACGAACGGCGCGCTCTGCGCGTCCTCGCCGAATGGCGTCTGGAGGAGCTCGCCGATCGCACGTTCGGCACGCTGTCCGACGGCGAGCAGAAGCGGGTGCAGATCGCCCGCTCGATCATGACCGACCCCGAGCTCCTCCTCCTCGACGAGCCGACCGCGAGCCTCGACCTCGGTGCGCGTGAAGAGCTGCTCACGCTTCTCGGAGGATACGCACAGGCGCCGACCACGCCGGCGATGGTGATGGTGACCCATCACGTTGAGGAGATCCCGGTGGGCTTCACCCACGTGCTGCTGCTGCGCGAGGGGCGGGCGGTCGCGGCAGGACCCCTCGCCGAGGCGCTGACGGGGGAGACGCTGACCGAGACGTTCGGCACCCCGATCGTGCTGCGCGAAGAGGATGGCCGCTTCACCGCGCGCGCCGCTCGGTGA
- the glgA gene encoding glycogen synthase, whose amino-acid sequence MRVDMITKEYPPEIYGGAGVHVTELVRALRAGGGGEAVDVRVRAFGADRDEADTTSYRVPAELGAANAAVQTLGTDLEIVTDVGGADVVHSHTWYANFAGHLSSLLHGIPHVLTAHSLEPLRPWKAEQLGGGYAVSSWVERVAYEHAAAIVAVSEGMRADILRSYPAVDPGKVRVIYNGIDTDGWHPVADESMLQSLGVDPARPSVVFVGRITRQKGLPYLLRAAAQLPPEVQLVLCAGAPDTPQIMAEVEGLVRGLQETRDGVVWLDRLLSRHELCTVLTAATAFVCPSVYEPLGIVNLEAMACGAAVVGTATGGIPEVVVDGVTGRLVPIEQMDDGTGTPLDPDRFVADLAAALTEVVSDPARAREWGEAGRRRAIADFSWQSIAAQTAALYREVAAAP is encoded by the coding sequence ATGCGCGTGGACATGATCACCAAGGAGTACCCGCCGGAGATCTACGGCGGCGCCGGAGTGCACGTGACCGAACTGGTCCGGGCGCTGCGGGCCGGAGGCGGCGGCGAGGCCGTGGATGTGCGCGTCCGTGCCTTCGGTGCCGACCGCGACGAGGCCGACACCACCTCCTACCGGGTGCCGGCCGAACTGGGCGCTGCCAACGCGGCCGTCCAGACCCTCGGCACCGACCTCGAGATCGTGACGGATGTCGGCGGGGCCGACGTCGTGCACAGCCACACCTGGTACGCCAACTTCGCCGGGCACCTCTCGTCGCTCCTCCACGGGATCCCGCACGTGCTCACCGCCCACAGCCTCGAACCACTCCGTCCGTGGAAGGCCGAGCAGCTCGGCGGGGGGTACGCGGTCTCGAGCTGGGTGGAGCGGGTGGCGTACGAGCACGCTGCGGCCATCGTGGCGGTGAGCGAGGGCATGCGCGCGGACATCCTCCGCAGCTATCCCGCCGTCGATCCCGGGAAGGTCCGGGTGATCTACAACGGGATCGACACCGATGGCTGGCACCCGGTGGCCGATGAGTCGATGCTGCAGAGCCTGGGCGTGGATCCGGCACGACCGTCGGTCGTCTTCGTCGGACGCATCACCCGCCAGAAAGGCCTGCCCTACCTGCTGCGGGCGGCCGCGCAGCTGCCGCCGGAGGTGCAGCTGGTCCTCTGCGCGGGGGCTCCGGACACCCCGCAGATCATGGCCGAGGTCGAGGGGCTCGTCCGCGGGCTGCAAGAGACGCGTGACGGCGTGGTGTGGCTGGACCGCCTGCTCTCGCGACACGAACTGTGTACGGTGCTCACCGCGGCCACCGCGTTCGTCTGCCCCTCGGTGTACGAGCCTCTCGGGATCGTGAACCTCGAGGCCATGGCATGCGGCGCCGCCGTGGTCGGCACCGCCACCGGAGGCATCCCCGAGGTCGTCGTGGACGGGGTCACGGGGCGGCTGGTCCCGATCGAGCAGATGGATGACGGCACGGGAACGCCGCTGGATCCCGACCGGTTCGTCGCCGATCTCGCCGCCGCGCTCACCGAAGTGGTCAGCGACCCCGCCCGCGCGCGCGAGTGGGGAGAAGCCGGGCGTCGCCGGGCGATCGCCGACTTCAGCTGGCAGAGCATCGCCGCCCAGACGGCGGCTCTGTACCGGGAGGTCGCCGCGGCGCCGTGA
- a CDS encoding glucose-1-phosphate adenylyltransferase, translating to MPAAPKVFGIILAGGEGKRLMPLTADRAKPAVPFGGQYRLIDFAISNLINSGLRQIVVLTQYKSHSLDRHVSQTWRMSALLDSYVASVPAQQRLGKRWFSGSADAILQSLNLINDEQPDIVIVIGADHVYRMDFRQMLAAHIESGARATVAGIRQPISLADQFGVIDVDSDDPSRIRDFLEKPQQPQGLADAPDQVLASMGNYIFDADALIEAVEADGEIPTSNHDMGGDIVPYFVGRGEAGVYDMVRNDVPGSNDRDRSYWRDVGTIDSFFEAHQDLISTLPIFNLYNMQWPIHSQAVNSPPAKFVRDSVGRIGNSIDSIVSLGSVLSGTHLERSVVGPWTLAAGGSTITDAVLFDHVQVGAGARIHRAILDKNVVMADGATVGVDRERDIARGFTVTDSGITVVGKGVFVDR from the coding sequence ATGCCTGCAGCGCCGAAGGTCTTCGGAATCATCCTCGCCGGCGGCGAGGGGAAGCGACTCATGCCCCTGACCGCCGACCGCGCCAAGCCCGCCGTGCCGTTCGGCGGCCAGTACCGGCTGATCGATTTCGCCATATCGAATCTGATCAACTCCGGGCTTCGGCAGATCGTCGTCCTCACGCAGTACAAGTCCCACAGCCTCGACCGGCACGTGTCCCAGACGTGGCGGATGTCCGCCTTGCTGGACTCCTATGTCGCGTCGGTGCCCGCGCAGCAGAGACTCGGGAAGCGGTGGTTCTCGGGGTCGGCCGACGCGATCCTGCAGAGCCTGAACCTGATCAACGACGAGCAGCCCGACATCGTCATCGTGATCGGCGCCGACCACGTGTACCGGATGGATTTCCGGCAGATGCTCGCCGCCCATATCGAATCGGGCGCTCGGGCCACGGTGGCCGGCATCCGCCAGCCGATCTCGCTGGCCGACCAGTTCGGTGTGATCGACGTCGATTCCGACGACCCCAGCCGGATCCGCGACTTCCTCGAGAAGCCGCAGCAGCCCCAGGGCCTCGCCGACGCACCCGATCAGGTGCTCGCCTCGATGGGCAACTACATCTTCGACGCCGACGCGCTGATCGAGGCCGTCGAGGCCGACGGCGAGATCCCCACCTCCAATCACGACATGGGTGGCGACATCGTGCCCTACTTCGTCGGTCGCGGCGAGGCGGGCGTGTACGACATGGTCCGCAACGACGTGCCGGGATCGAACGACCGCGACCGGTCGTACTGGCGGGACGTCGGGACGATCGATTCGTTCTTCGAGGCCCACCAGGACCTGATCTCGACCCTGCCCATCTTCAACCTGTACAACATGCAGTGGCCGATCCACTCGCAGGCGGTCAACTCCCCGCCTGCGAAGTTCGTCCGCGACTCCGTGGGCCGCATCGGCAACTCCATCGATTCGATCGTGTCGCTCGGGTCCGTCCTCTCGGGAACCCATCTCGAGCGCAGTGTCGTGGGTCCGTGGACGCTCGCCGCGGGGGGATCGACGATCACGGACGCCGTGCTGTTCGATCACGTGCAGGTGGGCGCCGGCGCGCGGATCCATCGTGCGATCCTCGACAAGAACGTCGTCATGGCCGACGGCGCCACGGTGGGGGTCGACCGAGAACGCGACATCGCCCGCGGATTCACCGTCACCGACAGCGGGATCACCGTCGTCGGCAAGGGCGTCTTCGTCGATCGGTGA
- the serB gene encoding phosphoserine phosphatase SerB: MSEPPRFLVVLDADSTLIRNEVIELIADEAGRGAEVAAATEAAMRGEVDFASSLRARVRTLADVPLSALDRVRARVEPTPGAAELIAAVHDRGGIVGVVSGGFHEILDTVAPSLGVDLWRANRLAVEDDVLTGEVSGPIVDAEAKAATLAAWADDHRVPRARTLAIGDGANDLAMMSRAALGLAFNAKPLVRARADLVIGPVDLRHVIPLLP; this comes from the coding sequence GTGAGCGAGCCCCCGCGATTCCTGGTCGTCCTCGACGCCGACTCGACTCTGATCCGCAACGAGGTGATCGAGCTCATCGCCGATGAGGCCGGCCGTGGGGCGGAGGTCGCCGCCGCCACCGAGGCCGCGATGCGGGGCGAGGTCGACTTCGCCAGCAGCCTGCGCGCGCGTGTGAGGACACTCGCCGATGTTCCGCTCTCGGCCCTCGACCGGGTCCGCGCCCGGGTCGAGCCGACGCCGGGCGCCGCAGAGCTCATCGCCGCGGTGCACGATCGCGGCGGGATCGTCGGGGTGGTCTCAGGCGGCTTCCACGAGATCCTCGACACTGTCGCCCCGAGCCTCGGCGTCGATCTCTGGCGGGCCAACCGACTCGCCGTCGAGGACGACGTCCTGACCGGGGAGGTGTCCGGGCCGATCGTGGATGCCGAGGCGAAGGCGGCCACTCTGGCGGCCTGGGCGGACGATCACCGGGTCCCCCGGGCGCGCACCCTGGCGATCGGCGACGGAGCCAACGACCTCGCGATGATGTCCAGGGCCGCGCTCGGCCTCGCCTTCAACGCCAAGCCGCTCGTCCGCGCTCGCGCCGACCTCGTGATCGGGCCGGTGGATCTGCGGCACGTCATCCCCCTGCTCCCCTAG
- a CDS encoding beta-ketoacyl-ACP reductase translates to MSNDRVVLVTGGNRGIGRAIAERFVADGYRVAVTARSGEGPEGTLTVRADVTDAAALDAAMTEVEQELGPVTIVVANAGITRDTLLLRMSDDDFDSVIATNLGGAFRVVKRASKGMIRARFGRIILISSVVGLYGSAGQVNYAASKSGLVGFARSLTRELGGRGITANVVAPGFIETDMTAELPADTQAEYKKNIPAGRFGDAAEVAGVVSWLASDDAAYISGAVIPVDGGLGMGH, encoded by the coding sequence ATGAGCAACGATCGTGTCGTCCTGGTCACCGGGGGAAACCGCGGCATCGGCCGCGCCATCGCCGAGCGCTTCGTGGCCGACGGGTACCGGGTCGCCGTCACCGCCCGCTCGGGGGAGGGGCCGGAGGGCACCCTGACCGTCCGGGCGGATGTCACCGACGCCGCTGCTCTCGACGCCGCGATGACCGAGGTCGAGCAGGAGCTGGGCCCCGTGACGATCGTCGTCGCCAATGCCGGGATCACGCGGGACACGCTTCTCCTGCGCATGAGCGACGACGACTTCGACAGTGTCATCGCCACCAACCTCGGAGGGGCCTTCCGCGTGGTCAAACGCGCGTCGAAGGGCATGATCCGCGCGCGCTTCGGCCGCATCATCCTGATCTCCAGCGTGGTCGGGTTGTACGGTTCCGCCGGGCAGGTCAACTACGCCGCCTCCAAGAGCGGACTCGTGGGATTCGCGCGCTCGCTGACCCGTGAGCTCGGCGGCCGCGGGATCACGGCCAACGTCGTGGCGCCCGGGTTCATCGAGACGGACATGACCGCCGAACTCCCCGCCGACACCCAGGCCGAGTACAAGAAGAACATCCCCGCGGGTCGCTTCGGCGATGCCGCCGAGGTCGCCGGCGTCGTGTCGTGGCTCGCGTCCGATGACGCGGCGTACATCTCCGGCGCGGTCATCCCCGTGGACGGTGGGCTCGGGATGGGGCACTGA
- a CDS encoding DUF4190 domain-containing protein yields MSTPDNPQGTDPNAPSVPPYPGAPQGSPTPPAYGQPPAYDPPAAAQAPYGSAAPYAAQAPYGAAPYGGTAPYGAYAGPKTNVLAIVSLISSIVAFVVLPFIGSLVGVITGHMALSQIKRTGEQGRGLALAGTIVGYVGLGFILLFILFFLSFLPLIIGSATTGTLS; encoded by the coding sequence GTGAGCACACCCGACAACCCGCAGGGCACCGATCCGAACGCTCCCTCCGTCCCGCCGTACCCGGGTGCGCCGCAGGGATCGCCGACGCCGCCCGCGTACGGCCAGCCGCCGGCCTACGACCCGCCCGCCGCGGCGCAGGCGCCGTACGGCTCGGCCGCGCCCTACGCCGCCCAGGCCCCCTACGGTGCCGCGCCCTACGGCGGAACCGCCCCCTACGGCGCATACGCCGGCCCGAAGACGAACGTCCTCGCGATCGTCTCGCTGATCTCGTCGATCGTGGCGTTCGTCGTGCTCCCCTTCATCGGCTCCCTGGTCGGCGTGATCACCGGTCACATGGCCCTCTCGCAGATCAAGCGCACCGGCGAGCAGGGGCGAGGTCTCGCCCTCGCGGGCACGATCGTCGGCTACGTCGGGCTGGGCTTCATCCTCCTGTTCATCCTGTTCTTCCTGTCGTTCCTGCCGCTGATCATCGGCAGCGCAACCACCGGCACGCTCTCCTGA
- a CDS encoding DUF3099 domain-containing protein, whose protein sequence is MMGVRVLCFILMVLITPYGWYTWVFALGAVFLPYVAVVFANVGATDRVVRSENPERQISTPVAAEPAPPPVDRVLRIQESAPPPRRGEDE, encoded by the coding sequence ATGATGGGCGTACGCGTCCTCTGCTTCATCCTGATGGTGCTCATCACCCCCTACGGCTGGTACACCTGGGTGTTCGCCCTCGGCGCGGTGTTCCTTCCCTACGTCGCCGTGGTCTTCGCGAACGTCGGGGCCACCGACCGGGTCGTCCGGTCCGAGAACCCGGAGCGGCAGATCTCGACCCCTGTCGCCGCGGAGCCCGCACCCCCTCCGGTCGATCGGGTGCTGCGCATCCAGGAGTCCGCGCCGCCGCCGCGCCGCGGAGAGGACGAGTGA
- a CDS encoding SURF1 family protein codes for MSSARTGPLVRWTGYALVAVLFAIACAFLSNWQFSRNGERSEELRVVEQNYDAAPVPLGEVVPAGSVLDPDDEWRPVELSGRYLADQQLLVRNRPHGGTAAFEVLVPFLLEDGRVILVNRGWIPPGADQAEPDAVPAPPAGTVTVEARLRPEEAAPRSGRSAPDGQVPTINLGLVAERLPADTSAALQPSLYALMAREDPAVSPAPSALEVPSEDPGPHLSYAIQWILFAIMGFVFIGYIIRTELRHRREDREDESHEGPTRRADAVPVVDDLGEKAGRARRRRDPDASEEDALLDAAGSERRS; via the coding sequence ATGAGCAGCGCGCGAACGGGTCCCCTCGTCCGCTGGACCGGCTACGCGCTGGTCGCGGTGCTGTTCGCGATCGCGTGCGCCTTCCTGTCGAACTGGCAGTTCTCGCGCAACGGCGAGCGCTCCGAAGAGCTCCGGGTGGTCGAGCAGAACTACGATGCCGCCCCGGTGCCGCTGGGCGAGGTCGTTCCCGCCGGATCGGTCCTCGACCCCGACGACGAGTGGCGCCCGGTCGAACTGTCCGGACGCTACCTCGCCGACCAGCAGCTGCTCGTGCGAAATCGCCCCCACGGCGGAACCGCGGCCTTCGAGGTTCTGGTGCCCTTCCTCCTCGAGGACGGCCGCGTCATCCTGGTCAACCGCGGCTGGATTCCGCCGGGCGCCGACCAGGCCGAGCCCGATGCGGTCCCGGCACCGCCGGCGGGCACGGTGACCGTCGAGGCGCGACTGCGTCCCGAGGAGGCAGCTCCCCGTTCGGGTCGATCGGCCCCCGACGGACAGGTACCGACGATCAACCTCGGTCTTGTGGCCGAGCGGCTCCCCGCCGACACGTCGGCCGCCCTGCAGCCCTCGCTGTACGCGCTGATGGCCCGTGAGGATCCGGCGGTCTCTCCCGCGCCGTCCGCGCTCGAGGTGCCCTCGGAGGATCCCGGTCCGCATCTGTCGTACGCGATCCAGTGGATCCTCTTCGCGATCATGGGATTCGTCTTCATCGGGTACATCATCCGGACCGAGCTCCGTCACCGGCGCGAGGATCGGGAGGATGAGAGCCACGAGGGCCCGACGCGCCGCGCCGACGCCGTTCCCGTCGTCGACGACCTGGGCGAGAAGGCCGGCCGCGCACGCCGCCGCCGGGATCCCGATGCGAGCGAAGAGGATGCCCTGCTCGACGCGGCGGGCTCCGAACGGCGCTCGTGA
- a CDS encoding ABC-F family ATP-binding cassette domain-containing protein, which produces MLAVHDLEIRVGARVLMSEVSFRVSGGDKVGLVGRNGAGKTTLTKVLAGDLIPAQGRVDRSGEIGYLPQDPRSGDPEMLARTRILDARGLGTIAIGMQESSMSMASDDADVAARAMRRYAQLTERFEALGGYAAEAEAASIAHNLSLPDRILDQPLKTLSGGQRRRIELARILFSDAGTMILDEPTNHLDADSVVWLREFLKGYKGGLIVISHDVELVGETVNRVFYLDANRQVIDVYNMNWKNYLRQRVADEERRKKERANVEKKATVLQQQAARFGAKASKAAAAHQMVARAEKMLAGLEDVRQEDRVAKLRFPKPASCGRTPLTAAGLSKSYGSLEIFTDVDLAIDRGSKVVVLGLNGAGKTTLLRILAGVDAPDTGTVDPGHGLKIGYYAQEHENLDVSRSVLENMMSAAPDITATEARKVLGSFLFTGDDVLKPAGVLSGGEKTRLSLATLVVSSANVLLLDEPTNNLDPASREEILDALAHYEGAVVLVSHDEGAVHALNPERVLILPDGVEDIWGRDYAELISLA; this is translated from the coding sequence GTGCTCGCCGTACACGACCTCGAGATCCGCGTGGGCGCCCGCGTGCTGATGTCCGAGGTGTCTTTCCGGGTGTCCGGCGGCGACAAGGTCGGGCTCGTGGGCCGCAACGGTGCGGGCAAGACCACACTCACGAAGGTGCTCGCGGGCGATCTGATCCCCGCACAGGGGCGCGTCGACCGTTCCGGCGAGATCGGCTACCTGCCGCAGGATCCGCGTTCCGGGGATCCCGAGATGCTCGCCCGCACCCGCATCCTCGACGCGCGAGGACTCGGGACGATCGCCATCGGCATGCAGGAGTCGTCGATGTCGATGGCCTCCGACGACGCCGATGTCGCGGCCCGGGCCATGCGCCGGTACGCCCAGCTCACCGAGCGATTCGAGGCTCTCGGCGGATACGCGGCCGAGGCCGAGGCGGCCTCGATCGCCCACAACCTCTCGCTTCCCGATCGCATCCTCGATCAACCGCTGAAGACCCTGTCCGGCGGTCAGCGCCGACGCATCGAGCTCGCGCGCATCCTGTTCTCCGACGCCGGCACGATGATCCTGGACGAGCCCACCAACCACCTCGATGCCGACAGCGTGGTGTGGCTGCGCGAGTTCCTCAAGGGCTACAAGGGCGGGCTCATCGTCATCTCCCACGACGTCGAGCTGGTCGGTGAGACGGTGAACCGCGTGTTCTACCTCGACGCCAACCGGCAGGTGATCGACGTCTACAACATGAACTGGAAGAACTACCTCCGCCAGCGGGTGGCCGACGAGGAGCGTCGAAAGAAGGAGCGCGCGAACGTCGAGAAGAAGGCGACCGTCCTGCAGCAGCAGGCGGCCCGCTTCGGGGCGAAGGCGTCGAAGGCGGCCGCCGCCCACCAGATGGTCGCGCGGGCGGAGAAGATGCTCGCGGGCCTCGAGGACGTCCGCCAGGAGGATCGGGTCGCCAAGCTCCGCTTCCCCAAGCCCGCCTCCTGCGGCAGGACGCCGCTGACGGCCGCCGGACTGTCGAAGTCCTACGGGTCGCTCGAGATCTTCACCGACGTCGACCTCGCGATCGACCGCGGGTCGAAGGTCGTCGTCCTCGGCCTGAACGGCGCCGGCAAGACGACCCTCCTGCGCATCCTCGCGGGTGTGGACGCCCCCGACACCGGCACGGTCGACCCGGGCCACGGGTTGAAGATCGGCTATTACGCGCAGGAGCACGAGAACCTCGACGTCTCCCGCTCGGTGCTGGAGAACATGATGTCGGCAGCGCCGGACATCACGGCCACCGAGGCGCGGAAGGTGCTCGGCTCGTTCCTGTTCACCGGCGACGACGTGCTCAAGCCCGCCGGCGTGCTCTCAGGGGGCGAGAAGACGCGGCTGTCGCTGGCGACGCTCGTGGTCTCCAGCGCCAACGTGCTCCTGCTCGATGAGCCGACGAACAACCTCGATCCGGCCTCGCGCGAGGAGATCCTCGATGCCCTCGCGCACTACGAGGGCGCCGTCGTCCTCGTCTCACACGACGAGGGCGCCGTTCACGCCCTCAATCCGGAGCGGGTGCTGATCCTGCCCGATGGTGTGGAAGACATCTGGGGGCGCGACTACGCCGAGCTGATCTCGCTGGCCTGA
- a CDS encoding biotin transporter BioY, with protein MSSIAVAPRPRRVLADVIARPSSRTRAFAVDAALVSAGALFVAVLAQVSIPLWPVPITGQTLGVIVVGAALGARRGALSLTAYLLAGLAGLPVFADFTGTLAAVAKPSFGFIIGFIAAAAVAGWFAERAWDRRPALAFLGFAAASVIPFLFGIPYMALILNVVAGMDLSFWQILELGLFPFIVGGIVKAAIAAALIPAAWALVRRLDRP; from the coding sequence ATGTCATCGATCGCCGTCGCCCCCCGCCCGCGCCGCGTCCTCGCCGACGTCATCGCGCGCCCCTCGTCCCGCACCCGTGCCTTCGCCGTCGACGCCGCCCTCGTGAGCGCCGGCGCGCTGTTCGTCGCCGTTCTCGCGCAGGTGTCGATCCCGCTGTGGCCGGTCCCGATCACGGGGCAGACCCTCGGGGTGATCGTGGTCGGCGCCGCCCTCGGCGCCCGCCGCGGCGCCCTCAGCCTCACCGCGTACCTGCTCGCGGGGCTCGCGGGCCTGCCGGTCTTCGCCGACTTCACCGGGACGCTCGCGGCGGTCGCCAAGCCGAGCTTCGGGTTCATCATCGGGTTCATCGCCGCAGCGGCGGTCGCCGGATGGTTCGCCGAGCGCGCCTGGGATCGCCGACCCGCCCTGGCCTTCCTCGGCTTCGCCGCAGCGAGCGTGATCCCGTTCCTCTTCGGCATCCCCTACATGGCCCTCATCCTCAACGTCGTCGCCGGCATGGACCTGTCGTTCTGGCAGATCCTCGAGCTGGGGCTGTTCCCCTTCATCGTCGGCGGCATCGTCAAGGCCGCGATCGCGGCAGCCCTCATCCCGGCCGCGTGGGCCCTCGTCCGCAGACTCGATCGCCCCTGA